CGAACTCGGCGCCGATTCGTCGACTGAGCATTTTCAGCACCCGATAGCGGCAACCGTGCGAAGACGAAACTCCGTTCTTTCTACGAACCTGCTTCGAAAGCTCGTTCTCCGGTCTATTGAGCTACTCGACGTGCGTGCCGCATCAGAACGTGACCGAAAACGGCGCTGGTGTCGCGTCGCCACTCGAGTGCGAAAACGGGTGAGAGGAGTAAGCCCCCTTCTGTTCGATCCGGCATTCGGCTGAGCGTCCACGCCGTCCGCGGAAATCGCGGGGCGTTCGGGCTACCACGGCGCGGACTTGCACCGGTGAGGGTTCGCCGTTCCATCGGTCCTCGGCCGTCTCTGTGCGGTCGGTCACGACGGGCGTGACCCACGGTTTTGAACCGTGATCGATCGACCGCACGTCCTCTGCGGGTTAGCTCCCCTTCCTCTCGGTTGGGTTCGCGCGCATCATCGGTCGGGCCGAGACGTGTCGTTTCTGTTCCAGAGCCAGCGGTCTCCCGCTCCGGACTTGCGTCCGGTCACCTGCCCGAACAGGTGGGGGGACTTTCCTCGCGAGCGTGACGTATCCCAAAGGGATGGATCACGTTATGTGGCCGGGCCGTTGCCGGCGGGGCCATCGCGGCGGCCGGGCTCTCTCTCCCACTCGAGGTAGGCCCGTCGGCCGAATAAGTTCCCCGGTCGACGTACAAAAAGCGCACCGTAACGAATGGAAGCGTTTTAGGACGACTATTCCCATGTTCATCTGTATGTCCCAGCGACAGGGCGTCGACCTCTCCTACGAAGACGGTGCACGCGCGGTCGAACTCGCGCGTGAAGCCGTCGAATCTTTCGTACAACACGGGCAACGAGAACAACCGGGCAGTATGCGCGAGGCCTTCTACGAGCGAACCGGCGCGTTCGTTCGTCTCGAGTCAACGCGCGGCCGAGGGAGCCTGCGCGGCTGCGCCGGCGGCTACCGGTCCGGGGAACAACTCGGCCACGTGATCGTCGATTCGGCGATCGAAGCCGCCAGCGAGGATTCCTGTGGCTCCGAAGTGACCCCCTCCGAACTGCCGAATCTCACCGTCTCGGTTTGTGCCGTCAGGAACGTCGTGCTGACGGACGATCCGCTGGCGGATCTCGAACTGGGGACCCACGGCGTCGCCATTGACGGCAGCGGCAAGGGCGGCTGGCTCTACCCGACGGTTCCGGTCCAGAACAACTGGAGCGCCCGGGAGTATCTCGACCGGACCTGTCGAAAGGCGGGGCTGCCGCCGACGGCCTGGCAGGACGACGACGTCGTCGTCACGCTGTTCGAAGGCCAGGTCTTCCGCGAGCGAGAAGCCGACGGAAGCGTCGAGGAACTGTAGACTCGATCACAGGGGAGTCGGACGCAAACGGGGAAGCGATACGCGTCGCCGATCGACGCGCGGATTTTCGAGGATTGCGCACTCGAGTGGAGACGCCGGAGCGTCCGCGAGTCGCGCGGGGCCGGTTAGCGGTCGAACGTTCGGTAGATGGCGGCCAGTCCGACAGTGTGAGAGAGGGTGATCGCGAGCAGGCTCTGCGCGTCGGTGAGTCCGAGCAGCGGGTCGACGAGATAGAGGATCGCGTAGGGAACGACGGCGATACAGACGATGCCGAACGCGAGCGCTCGCATCGTCCGACTGTCGTTGCGCCGGTAGCCGCGGTACGCGAGGTGGGCGACGAACAGCCCGACGACTGCCGTGAGGGCGGACGCGACCGCGGTGATGGAGTCGAGTGCCATTGTCAGGTGGTGTAGACGGCATAGAGGATGATGAGCAGGCCACACAGTTCCGACAGCGTCGTCACCAACAACTGCACCGAGAGCGGAATCGCCGCGACGTTGCCCGCGAACAGGCGGAGGAACATCGGCCCCGGTGCGAGCAGGAACATGCCGACGGCGAGCCACAGGATCGGCCGCGCCTTCGTCCGGCGGTAGCCCTCGACGAACCGATAGGTGACGAGCACGGCGAGGACGGTCGCCACAAGGAAGGTGACGATGGCGGCGAGCACGACGGGCGTCGATCCGCCGACGCTGTCGACCGAGACCTGTCCCGGATGCGGCGTCGACGACGATTCGAGCACGAGGGAATTGCTCACCGGCGACGAAGACCTCCCTGGTGTGACTCCGCTGAACGCGACGGCTGCGGTCGCTCCGCGGAGCGTCTCGAGCCCGCCGATCGTCCCGCTTGTGGTCCCGATCATCCCGAAAACTCCTCGTAGAGTCGCGTGAAGGTGTCCGCGGCGTCTTCCTCGGCGTACTCGACCGCGACGTCGAACCCGTCCTCGGTGACGTCGATCCCGACGTGCTCGAGGCTGGCGACGTAGACCTTGTAGTGGTGGCCGTTCGGATCGAGCCGTTGCTGGTCCCGCAAGAGCCCCCGCTCCTGGAGGCGGTCGATGCGCCGGTAGACGGTCGACGGATCGGCGTCGCAGGCGTCGCTCAGGGCGTCGGCCGACTGGGCCTCGCGGTACGTTTCAACGATGATCGTCCGCGCGTACTCGTCCTCGAGGAGGGCGAGTAACTCCTCGGTCTCGGGATCGACGCCGGTCGTCATCGGCGGTCCCTCCCACGCGTCCCGCGAACGGGCTGTCGCGACCGCGACTCGGCTCCGACCGACAGAAACCGACGGCCGACCGGCTCGAGCGCGGGCTCGCCGCGGAGTTTCGGTCGCCGAAACGACACGTCTGTCTCGAACCCCGTTCGACAGGGAGATAATCGTTCGGATCCGTAACGGGTTCGCGCGGCCCCCGAGGCGGGCGAGCGACGCCTGCGGAACGCGCGGCGGAGTGCGCCGACGGCCGCACCCGCGTCGTCGTCTCGTCACCCGCCAAGATTTATGTTAGACGGCCGAAGAGAATCAGACGTGAGTCATCGATCCGGTCACTTCCCACCCGGAACCGCACGGCGGGCGGTACGGACGGCGATAACGAGCCCATTTCGTCCGCAGACCTATCTGAACCTGCTGTATCTGCTGCTGGCGTTCCCGCTCGGGCTCCTTTACTTCATTTTCCTGGTCACGGGGGTTTCCCTCGGCGTCGGCCTGTTGGTCATCCTTGTCGGCGCGCCGATCCTGCTGGTAGTGTTCCTCGCCAGCCACGTCTTCGCGGCCTTCGAGCGCGCGAGCGCTCGCTACCTGCTCTCGGTCGAGATCGACTCACCAGAGTACCCGTTCCTCGACGACGAGGACGCGACGGATGGCTTTCGCTCGCTCCTGCTGGGTCGCGAGACGTACAAGGCGATGGGCTTTCTCGTCGCGAAGTTCGCCATCGGAACCGCGGCGTTTTCTATGCTTGTTATGCTGTTCACGACCGCGTTAACGCTCTTCTTGACGCCGCTGTACTACCAGAATCCGAATGTCCACATCGGCTTCGTCACCAACGGTGATCCAGTTCAGCTCACGCCGTCGCTGCAACTGCCGTGGCACGACCTCCTGGTCGGGGCCGAGTTCGCCGTCACGATCACCGAGTGGGAGGTGACGACCCTCCCCGAAGCGCTCGCGGTCTCGGCCGTCGGCCTCGTCGCGTTGCTGCTCTCGCTGGCGATCTGTAACGGCTTCGCCTGGCTCGTCGGCCAGTTCAGCCGCGTCCTGCTCGGCCCGTCCAGCCGGGCGGCCCTCGAGGACCTGCAGGACGGACTGGCCCGCTGAAGCGGTCCGACCGCTCTTCCTATATAAGCGTTCGGCACGGCTGAGGGGCCAACAACTGTGAACCGCCTTATAGGATCGATCCGGTCGACGCTCGAAACGCAATGAGCGATCCGCACTCCCGTGCCGGCCGCGCCGCGACCGGAACGGCCGGCAGTCCGGTACTGACGACGTCTCGAACCGCTCCCGAACGCTCGCTCGCCGAGCGCACGCGTCCCGAGTCCGCGGACGGTCGTCCGTTCGCCCCCGCGCGGCCGGAGGTAGAGAGGTAACCATGGCGGCCATCGAGACGAGGAACCTGACGAAGCGCTACGGCGACGAAGCGGCCCTCGAGGGGCTTGAGTTGACCGTCGACGAGGGCGAGGTGTTCGGCTTCCTCGGCCCCAACGGCGCCGGCAAGACGACGACGATCGACCTCCTGCTCGATTTCATCCGACCGACCGACGGCTCGGCGACGGTGCTCGGGCGCGATACGCAGGACGAAACCGACGCCGTCCGCGATCGGGTCGGCATCCTTCCCGACGGGTTCGACCTCTGGGAACGCTCCTCGGGGTATCGCCACCTCGAGTTCGCCCTCGCGTCCAAGGGCGGCAGCGAGTCGCCCGAGGCGCTGCTCGACCGTGTCGGCCTCGACCGCGCGGACGCCGAGCGCCCGGTCGGTGACTACTCGAAGGGGATGGCCCAGCGGCTGGCGATGGCGATGGCACTGGTCGGCGATCCCGACCTGCTGATCCTGGACGAACCCTCGAGCGGCCTCGATCCCCACGGCATCCGAACGTTCCAGGAGATCATCCGCGAGGAGGCCGCCGACGGGACAACCGTCTTCTTCTCGAGTCACATCCTCGGCCAGGTGTCGGCCGTCTGCGACCGGGTCGGCATCTTAGACGACGGCGACCTCGTCACCGTCGACACCATCGCCGGCCTGCGCGAGCGCTCCGGCGTCGGTTCGAGTCTCGTCGTCGACGTCGCGGAGGAGCCCGTCGTCGACCTCGGCGAGATCGACGGCGTCACCGACGTGACGGTCCGCCAGGACGGACGGCTCCGAGTCACCTACGCCGATCCGGCAGCGAAGGCGCTGGCGCTTCATCGCCTCGTCGACTCCGGGGCGACGGTCGTCGACTTCGACGTCGAGGAGCCGACGCTCGAGGACCTCTTCACCGCGTTTACCGGAACCGACGCGGACTCGGTCCGGGCGGGAGAGTCGTCCGACGAATCGGGACGGGCCCGTCACCGGGCAACCGACGGCGGCGCGCGCGTCGATTCGAGCGGGCCGGATCGTGCTCGCGCCGACGCGGAAACGGAGGTGGGTCGATGAGCTCGACGCTGATCGCTCGCAAGGACTTCGAGGACGCCGTCCGCTCCAGGCTGGTCTGGGCGGTGATGGGCGTCTTCCTCTTCCTCATGGCGCTGGTCGCGGTCAGCGCGTCGACCCAGGACCTCTCGGAGGTTGAGCCGACCCAGTTGATCGTCACCGTCACCAACATCGGCGGGCTATTGTTCATCCCGATCGTCTCGCTGATCGTCGGCTACATGGCGATCGTCGGCGAGCGGCAGTCGGGCAGTCTGCGGGTGCTGTTTGGCCTCTCGCACAGCCGGTGGGACGTCTTCGTCGGCAAGTTCGTCAGCCGGCTCGGCGTCGTCTTCGTCGCGACGCTCCTGACGGTCGCGTTAACCGTCGGCATGGCGGTAGCGATGTTCGATTCCGTCCCGTTGGGGACCTACCTCGGCTACTCGGCGCTGACGATCCTGCTCGGACTGGCGTTTGCCGCCATCGCCGTCGGCGTCTCGGCGGTGTCCACATCGCGGATGCAGGCGATGGGCGGTGCGATAGGGAGCTACGTCGTGTTCTCCCTGATCTGGCATCCGCTCGTCGCCGGTGTTCACTACCTCCTCGAGGGGAGCATGCCTGGGCTCGAGGCCCCCGAGTGGTACTTCCTCCTGCTCCGGCTGAACCCCCTCGACGCCTACCGGCAGGTCTCGAGCGAACTCGCCGACCAGTTCATCTGGGGGATCATCGGGATGGAGAACATCGTCGAAGACATCCCGGACGCGGCGTTCGAGAACCCGGATACCCTCCTTCTCTCGAACCGCGTGAGCGGCGACCTTCCGTTCTACCTAAGCGACTGGTTCGCCGCCGTCATCCTGCTGGCCTGGATCGTCGTCCCGCTGGCGATCGGCTACTGGCGATTCGACGGCGCCGACCTGAACTGAGAGCGGATCGGTCCCCCGCAGTCGCGTCGCTTCGGCCCTCCGCGGGAGGCGCATCGACCGTCCGCCTCCCCGTATCGTTTCCAACCGGTCGCGGGAT
This genomic window from Haloterrigena salifodinae contains:
- a CDS encoding TIGR00296 family protein, with the translated sequence MSQRQGVDLSYEDGARAVELAREAVESFVQHGQREQPGSMREAFYERTGAFVRLESTRGRGSLRGCAGGYRSGEQLGHVIVDSAIEAASEDSCGSEVTPSELPNLTVSVCAVRNVVLTDDPLADLELGTHGVAIDGSGKGGWLYPTVPVQNNWSAREYLDRTCRKAGLPPTAWQDDDVVVTLFEGQVFREREADGSVEEL
- a CDS encoding DUF7521 family protein → MALDSITAVASALTAVVGLFVAHLAYRGYRRNDSRTMRALAFGIVCIAVVPYAILYLVDPLLGLTDAQSLLAITLSHTVGLAAIYRTFDR
- a CDS encoding DUF7521 family protein, with translation MIGTTSGTIGGLETLRGATAAVAFSGVTPGRSSSPVSNSLVLESSSTPHPGQVSVDSVGGSTPVVLAAIVTFLVATVLAVLVTYRFVEGYRRTKARPILWLAVGMFLLAPGPMFLRLFAGNVAAIPLSVQLLVTTLSELCGLLIILYAVYTT
- a CDS encoding helix-turn-helix domain-containing protein gives rise to the protein MTTGVDPETEELLALLEDEYARTIIVETYREAQSADALSDACDADPSTVYRRIDRLQERGLLRDQQRLDPNGHHYKVYVASLEHVGIDVTEDGFDVAVEYAEEDAADTFTRLYEEFSG
- a CDS encoding sensor domain-containing protein, with the protein product MSHRSGHFPPGTARRAVRTAITSPFRPQTYLNLLYLLLAFPLGLLYFIFLVTGVSLGVGLLVILVGAPILLVVFLASHVFAAFERASARYLLSVEIDSPEYPFLDDEDATDGFRSLLLGRETYKAMGFLVAKFAIGTAAFSMLVMLFTTALTLFLTPLYYQNPNVHIGFVTNGDPVQLTPSLQLPWHDLLVGAEFAVTITEWEVTTLPEALAVSAVGLVALLLSLAICNGFAWLVGQFSRVLLGPSSRAALEDLQDGLAR
- a CDS encoding ABC transporter ATP-binding protein, yielding MAAIETRNLTKRYGDEAALEGLELTVDEGEVFGFLGPNGAGKTTTIDLLLDFIRPTDGSATVLGRDTQDETDAVRDRVGILPDGFDLWERSSGYRHLEFALASKGGSESPEALLDRVGLDRADAERPVGDYSKGMAQRLAMAMALVGDPDLLILDEPSSGLDPHGIRTFQEIIREEAADGTTVFFSSHILGQVSAVCDRVGILDDGDLVTVDTIAGLRERSGVGSSLVVDVAEEPVVDLGEIDGVTDVTVRQDGRLRVTYADPAAKALALHRLVDSGATVVDFDVEEPTLEDLFTAFTGTDADSVRAGESSDESGRARHRATDGGARVDSSGPDRARADAETEVGR
- a CDS encoding ABC transporter permease, which gives rise to MSSTLIARKDFEDAVRSRLVWAVMGVFLFLMALVAVSASTQDLSEVEPTQLIVTVTNIGGLLFIPIVSLIVGYMAIVGERQSGSLRVLFGLSHSRWDVFVGKFVSRLGVVFVATLLTVALTVGMAVAMFDSVPLGTYLGYSALTILLGLAFAAIAVGVSAVSTSRMQAMGGAIGSYVVFSLIWHPLVAGVHYLLEGSMPGLEAPEWYFLLLRLNPLDAYRQVSSELADQFIWGIIGMENIVEDIPDAAFENPDTLLLSNRVSGDLPFYLSDWFAAVILLAWIVVPLAIGYWRFDGADLN